One stretch of Zingiber officinale cultivar Zhangliang chromosome 6B, Zo_v1.1, whole genome shotgun sequence DNA includes these proteins:
- the LOC121990307 gene encoding auxin-responsive protein SAUR64-like codes for MLSPKRLVEKAKKGLPLMRSNSRLSSCDFNNVVVADKGHFVVYSRDDARFVVPLSFLKSCIFQELLKVSAEEFGLPGEGPITLACSGVFMEYLISLLKRSVSRDVEMALLASIDNGSRCSDSSLVGLGCDQQRVVV; via the coding sequence ATGTTGAGTCCCAAGAGGCTTGTTGAGAAGGCAAAGAAGGGGCTGCCCTTGATGAGATCAAATAGTAGGTTGAGTTCTTGCGATTTCAACAACGTAGTGGTTGCTGACAAAGGCCATTTTGTGGTATACAGTAGGGATGATGCAAGATTCGTGGTGCCGTTGTCATTCCTCAAGAGCTGTATCTTTCAGGAGCTCCTCAAGGTTTCAGCTGAGGAGTTCGGATTACCTGGAGAGGGGCCTATTACCTTGGCTTGCAGTGGAGTTTTCATGGAGTATTTAATCTCCTTGCTCAAGAGAAGCGTGTCTAGAGATGTGGAGATGGCTTTGCTTGCCTCCATCGATAATGGTAGCCGGTGCTCGGATTCATCGTTGGTTGGCCTTGGTTGTGACCAACAACGAGTAGTAGTATGA